Proteins from a genomic interval of Aestuariirhabdus haliotis:
- a CDS encoding CbbQ/NirQ/NorQ/GpvN family protein has protein sequence MSNEIHYLPQGREIDIFSSAADNHLPVLLKGPTGCGKTRFVEYMAEKLKRPIHVVACHDDLTASDLVGRHLIGPDGTYWQDGPLTRAVREGGICYLDEVVEARKDTTVVLHPLSDHRRVLPIERTGELIQAHPDFMLVISYNPGYQNLMKGLKPSTRQRFVALSFEYPDPDLEVVIVCQESGVDKQTAQQLVSLGNDLRRLKDHDLEEAASTRLLIYAAKMICSGLSAREACTACLVQPLTDETTTITAIERLVDSYF, from the coding sequence ATGTCTAACGAGATTCATTACTTACCCCAAGGCCGAGAAATCGATATTTTTTCCAGTGCCGCCGACAACCATCTGCCCGTGCTGTTAAAGGGACCGACCGGCTGCGGAAAAACCCGCTTTGTCGAATACATGGCGGAAAAACTAAAACGCCCCATTCATGTGGTTGCTTGCCACGATGACCTGACCGCCTCCGACCTGGTCGGGCGTCACCTGATCGGACCCGACGGCACCTATTGGCAAGATGGCCCCCTGACCCGGGCGGTACGCGAAGGTGGCATTTGCTATCTCGACGAAGTGGTCGAAGCCCGCAAAGACACTACCGTTGTGCTGCACCCGTTGTCGGATCACCGCCGTGTGCTACCCATTGAACGTACCGGGGAACTGATTCAGGCACACCCAGACTTTATGCTGGTGATCTCCTACAACCCCGGTTACCAAAACCTCATGAAGGGTCTTAAACCCAGTACCCGTCAACGCTTTGTCGCCCTGAGCTTCGAATACCCCGACCCCGATCTGGAAGTAGTGATCGTTTGTCAGGAATCCGGCGTGGACAAACAAACCGCCCAGCAGCTGGTATCTTTGGGCAACGATTTGAGGCGACTGAAAGATCATGACCTGGAAGAGGCCGCATCCACTCGACTTTTGATCTATGCTGCCAAGATGATATGTTCAGGTTTATCGGCCCGGGAGGCTTGCACCGCCTGTCTGGTGCAGCCCTTAACCGATGAAACAACCACCATTACCGCCATCGAACGTTTAGTGGACAGCTATTTCTAG
- a CDS encoding nitric oxide reductase activation protein NorD — MEEFIGGVWHKMISRQASSDYVDARVDMASLNMELATWFRALGGDPGKGVEGADPRVLNIRRGLTQRMAGSHRRFMVSWQDDRSLRLPSSLSCFPDPSLNTSLFFWLTALAAQMPRVKHWFADNQRATRELLERRPGLVKQYKQLVIATIATRPDLETLIGPEREREICIQQALLNPGTVANMTEAKGDPLPVPLWIYPAPLRGVEVASEDDLEDMGDGSRAEENLSGDRKQAQRIDDAKKTDGLLVFKLECLFSWAEQVELDRCQEENLDEDLASAADDLDIISLSRQRRAGAARIKFDLDLPAPQEDDLPLGEGIKLPEWDYRKQSLIEDYCLLQPMLADDVMPEPIPPHLLSQARNLKNRFAQLRPQRSWQRRQPFGDEIDMDSWLELKTQPQKTADQENFYLNRNNPQRELSCLLLSDLSMSTDAALNQDQRVIDVIRDTMVLFAEALSGTGDPFAIYGFSSVKNKQVRYQLLKNFSEPYSDEARGRLLAVKPGFYTRMGAAIRQSSEILKTQKSQQRLLLILSDGKPNDIDRYEGRYGIEDTRRAILEAKQQGLQPFCVTIDAQGNDYLPYLFGDQGFAIVNDVDRLPLLLPQLYLNLTGASA; from the coding sequence ATGGAAGAGTTTATCGGCGGGGTCTGGCACAAAATGATTTCCCGTCAAGCATCCAGCGATTATGTTGATGCTCGGGTAGACATGGCGTCATTGAACATGGAACTGGCCACCTGGTTTCGTGCCTTGGGCGGCGACCCAGGCAAGGGTGTCGAGGGTGCCGATCCCAGAGTGCTCAATATTCGTCGTGGTCTCACTCAACGCATGGCAGGCAGCCACCGAAGATTTATGGTGAGCTGGCAGGATGACCGCAGCTTACGCCTGCCCTCCAGCCTGAGCTGTTTCCCCGATCCGTCACTCAATACGTCTCTTTTTTTCTGGCTGACTGCACTGGCGGCCCAAATGCCACGGGTCAAACACTGGTTTGCCGATAATCAACGGGCCACCCGGGAACTGCTGGAACGTCGGCCAGGACTGGTCAAGCAATACAAGCAACTGGTCATCGCCACCATCGCAACCCGCCCCGATCTGGAAACATTAATAGGGCCTGAACGCGAACGTGAAATCTGCATTCAACAAGCTCTGCTCAACCCTGGCACTGTAGCCAACATGACCGAAGCCAAGGGCGACCCACTTCCCGTCCCCCTGTGGATTTACCCTGCCCCCTTGCGCGGTGTTGAGGTCGCCAGCGAGGACGATCTGGAGGATATGGGCGATGGTTCCCGCGCCGAGGAGAACCTCAGCGGCGACCGCAAACAAGCGCAACGAATCGACGACGCCAAGAAGACCGATGGTCTCCTGGTGTTCAAGCTGGAATGCCTGTTCAGCTGGGCCGAGCAGGTGGAACTGGATCGCTGCCAGGAGGAAAACCTGGACGAAGATCTGGCTTCCGCCGCCGACGATCTGGATATCATCAGTTTATCTCGCCAGCGCCGAGCCGGTGCCGCACGGATCAAATTCGACCTGGACCTTCCCGCTCCTCAAGAGGACGATCTGCCGCTGGGTGAGGGTATCAAACTTCCCGAATGGGACTACCGCAAGCAATCCCTGATTGAGGATTACTGCCTGCTGCAGCCCATGTTGGCCGACGATGTTATGCCCGAGCCAATCCCTCCCCATCTGCTCTCCCAGGCCAGAAACCTCAAAAACCGTTTCGCCCAGCTACGCCCACAACGCAGCTGGCAACGTCGCCAACCCTTTGGCGATGAAATAGATATGGACAGCTGGCTGGAGCTGAAAACCCAGCCGCAAAAAACCGCCGATCAGGAAAACTTTTATCTTAACCGTAACAACCCGCAGCGCGAACTGTCCTGCCTGCTTCTGTCGGATCTATCGATGTCGACCGATGCGGCCCTTAACCAGGATCAGCGGGTGATCGATGTTATCCGCGACACCATGGTGCTGTTTGCCGAAGCCCTGTCCGGCACCGGCGACCCCTTTGCCATTTACGGTTTCTCCTCGGTTAAAAACAAACAGGTTCGCTACCAGTTATTAAAGAACTTTTCTGAACCCTACAGCGATGAAGCCCGAGGCCGACTGCTCGCCGTCAAACCCGGATTCTACACTCGCATGGGCGCCGCCATTCGCCAGTCGAGTGAAATATTGAAGACCCAGAAATCGCAACAACGGTTGTTACTGATTCTTTCCGATGGCAAGCCCAACGACATCGACCGCTACGAAGGTCGTTACGGTATCGAAGATACCCGGCGCGCCATACTGGAAGCCAAACAACAGGGCTTACAGCCATTCTGCGTCACCATCGATGCCCAGGGTAATGATTATTTGCCCTACCTGTTTGGTGATCAGGGTTTTGCCATCGTCAACGATGTCGATCGCCTCCCCTTATTACTGCCGCAACTTTATTTAAACCTTACCGGCGCCAGCGCCTGA
- a CDS encoding cbb3-type cytochrome c oxidase subunit I — MKFESQAVAKPYFIFALILFAGQILFGLIMGLQYIVGDFMFPYLPFNVARMVHTNLLIVWLLFGFMGASYYLVPEESDTELYSPLLAKVLFWVFAGAGVATILGYLLVPYAKLAELTYNHLWPTMGREFLEQPTITKIGIAIVVLGFIFNLGMTVLKGRKTVINMVLITGLIGLAVFWLFSFYNPSNLVLDKFFWWWVVHLWVEGVWELIMGAILAFTLIKVTGVDREVIEKWLYVIIAMALITGLVGMGHHYFWIGPSEYWLWLGSIFSALEPLPFFMMVLFAFRMVRQRRYEHHNKIATTWALGTSVMAFLGAGVWGFLHTLAPVNYFTHGSQITAAHGHLAFFGAYVMIILTIISYSMPIMRGRLQGNSLNAQKVESMGFWIMCISMIVITIALTVAGAYQIALQRLPGDAEALGFMDTQAKIVPIYWVRLLAGAAFLVGLVVYFWSFFVGGEEPEAATAS; from the coding sequence ATGAAATTTGAATCACAAGCGGTGGCGAAACCCTATTTTATTTTCGCCCTGATATTGTTTGCCGGACAGATCCTGTTCGGCCTGATCATGGGATTACAGTACATCGTCGGGGACTTTATGTTCCCTTACCTGCCCTTCAATGTGGCGCGTATGGTTCACACCAACCTGCTGATAGTCTGGCTACTGTTTGGTTTTATGGGTGCGTCCTACTATCTGGTGCCCGAAGAATCAGACACAGAGCTTTACAGCCCCTTGCTGGCTAAAGTCCTGTTCTGGGTTTTCGCCGGTGCCGGTGTCGCCACCATTCTTGGCTACCTGCTGGTGCCTTACGCCAAGCTGGCGGAGCTGACCTATAACCATCTGTGGCCGACCATGGGTCGAGAATTCCTCGAACAGCCGACGATAACCAAAATCGGTATTGCCATAGTGGTGCTCGGATTTATTTTCAACCTGGGCATGACCGTGCTGAAGGGTCGTAAAACCGTCATCAACATGGTCCTGATTACCGGTCTGATCGGTCTGGCTGTGTTCTGGCTGTTCTCGTTCTATAACCCAAGCAACCTGGTGCTGGATAAGTTCTTCTGGTGGTGGGTCGTTCACCTGTGGGTTGAAGGCGTATGGGAACTGATCATGGGTGCCATCCTGGCCTTTACCCTGATCAAGGTGACCGGCGTGGACCGTGAAGTTATCGAGAAATGGCTCTACGTTATTATCGCCATGGCGCTGATCACCGGTCTGGTTGGTATGGGTCACCACTACTTCTGGATTGGCCCCAGCGAATACTGGTTGTGGTTGGGCTCTATCTTCTCTGCACTCGAACCCCTGCCCTTCTTTATGATGGTCCTGTTTGCCTTCCGTATGGTGCGTCAGCGCCGCTACGAGCATCACAACAAGATCGCCACTACCTGGGCATTGGGTACTTCTGTCATGGCCTTCCTGGGCGCTGGTGTCTGGGGCTTCCTGCACACCCTGGCTCCGGTTAACTACTTTACCCACGGTTCGCAGATCACCGCGGCTCACGGCCACCTCGCATTCTTCGGTGCCTATGTGATGATTATCCTGACCATCATCTCCTACTCCATGCCGATTATGCGCGGACGCTTGCAGGGTAACTCCCTGAACGCACAAAAAGTGGAATCCATGGGCTTCTGGATCATGTGCATCAGCATGATCGTGATCACCATTGCGCTGACCGTTGCCGGTGCTTACCAGATTGCCTTGCAGCGTTTGCCAGGCGATGCCGAAGCGCTGGGCTTTATGGATACACAGGCCAAAATCGTTCCTATCTACTGGGTTCGTCTGTTGGCCGGTGCCGCCTTCCTGGTTGGTTTGGTGGTCTACTTCTGGAGCTTCTTTGTTGGCGGCGAGGAACCCGAAGCCGCTACTGCAAGCTAA
- a CDS encoding c-type cytochrome: MMAEHFNKGMARNIYYGGGIFTFLLLLGLTFDTMLILPERDHRENITESVAQGKEIWESNNCVGCHSLMGEGAYFAPELANVYDRYGNGSEETFKQYLQGWMAIQPLPIEGRRKMPQFNLTPEEVNNVADFLIWTSRINDNNWPPNKQG, translated from the coding sequence ATGATGGCTGAACACTTTAACAAGGGCATGGCCAGAAACATCTACTACGGGGGCGGTATTTTTACCTTTTTGCTGCTGCTGGGGTTGACGTTCGACACCATGCTGATTTTACCCGAGCGTGACCACCGCGAAAATATCACGGAGTCGGTTGCCCAAGGCAAAGAGATCTGGGAAAGCAACAACTGTGTCGGTTGCCACAGTCTGATGGGTGAAGGCGCCTACTTCGCGCCCGAGCTTGCCAACGTCTATGACCGCTACGGTAATGGCAGCGAAGAAACCTTCAAGCAGTACCTGCAAGGATGGATGGCGATTCAGCCACTGCCGATTGAAGGTCGCCGCAAGATGCCCCAGTTCAACCTGACCCCGGAAGAGGTCAACAACGTAGCGGACTTCCTGATCTGGACCTCTCGCATCAACGATAACAACTGGCCGCCTAACAAACAGGGCTAA
- the norR gene encoding nitric oxide reductase transcriptional regulator NorR, producing MTTPAFFDSLISIVADLSTDLPAERRYQQLLNAILTIFPCDAAALLRLEGGHLRPLAIKGLSDDTMGRRFEVDEHPRLAQLLSSREPVRFAADSDLPDPYDGLVEDGESHLHVHDCMGVSLRIDDKPWGALTLDAMQTGTFDHIDPVELRTFVSLAEATVKAAERIDALSARIERAQWVTRALQEDGHIEIVGTSTAMTHLKQEIEIVAQSHLTVLVLGETGVGKELVARRVHQRSPRSERPLVYVNCAALPENIAESELFGHTKGAFTGAVSDRAGKFEIADGGTLFLDEVGELPLAVQAKLLRAIQSGDIQRVGSDRAIQADVRIVAATNRDLQQEVSQGRFRADLYHRLSVYPIQVPPLRERGNDILLLSGYLLEANQRRLGVQGLRLSVEAKRALQQYGWPGNVRELEHMLSRAALKAIAEQGGGGRAVVLGTSHLDLEGGGLSAVESSTPPVVPDSKLAVDPGQGVDLKTAVDGYQRTLIEASLDRHQGNQAAAAKELGVNRSNFHRLLKRLEIR from the coding sequence ATGACAACACCTGCCTTCTTCGACAGCCTGATCTCAATAGTAGCAGACCTATCCACGGACCTACCGGCGGAGCGGCGTTATCAACAGTTATTGAACGCCATCCTGACGATCTTCCCCTGTGATGCGGCGGCGTTGTTGCGCCTGGAGGGGGGGCATTTAAGGCCGTTGGCGATCAAGGGTCTCAGCGATGACACCATGGGGCGTCGCTTCGAAGTGGATGAGCACCCGCGCCTGGCGCAGTTATTGAGCTCGCGAGAGCCGGTGCGTTTTGCGGCAGATTCGGACCTGCCGGACCCCTACGATGGTTTGGTTGAGGATGGTGAAAGTCATCTGCATGTTCATGACTGTATGGGGGTTTCGTTGCGCATCGACGATAAACCCTGGGGGGCCCTGACGCTGGATGCCATGCAAACCGGCACCTTTGATCATATCGATCCGGTTGAGTTGCGTACCTTTGTCAGCCTGGCAGAAGCTACGGTCAAGGCCGCCGAACGTATTGATGCCCTGTCGGCTCGCATCGAACGGGCCCAATGGGTGACCCGGGCGCTGCAGGAAGATGGTCATATAGAAATTGTAGGTACCAGCACCGCCATGACCCACCTCAAGCAGGAAATCGAGATCGTTGCGCAGTCCCATTTGACGGTGCTGGTACTCGGTGAAACCGGGGTTGGTAAAGAGCTGGTGGCGCGTCGAGTGCACCAGCGTTCCCCTCGCAGTGAACGCCCCCTGGTGTATGTAAACTGTGCCGCCCTACCGGAGAATATCGCCGAGAGTGAACTCTTTGGGCATACCAAAGGCGCCTTTACCGGGGCGGTGAGCGATCGGGCGGGAAAATTTGAGATCGCCGACGGCGGCACGCTGTTTCTCGACGAGGTGGGTGAGCTGCCCCTGGCTGTTCAGGCCAAGTTGCTGCGGGCGATACAAAGCGGCGATATACAGCGTGTTGGTAGTGATCGGGCGATCCAGGCCGATGTGCGAATTGTGGCAGCGACCAATCGGGATTTGCAGCAAGAGGTATCTCAGGGGCGATTTCGTGCCGACCTGTACCACCGCCTGAGTGTCTACCCTATTCAGGTACCGCCACTGCGAGAGCGGGGCAACGATATTTTGTTGTTGTCAGGTTATTTGCTGGAGGCTAACCAGCGGCGTTTGGGCGTGCAGGGATTGCGTCTGTCCGTTGAGGCAAAACGTGCCCTGCAACAGTACGGTTGGCCTGGCAATGTACGCGAACTGGAGCATATGTTGAGTCGAGCGGCTCTGAAAGCGATAGCGGAGCAGGGGGGAGGCGGTCGAGCGGTGGTGCTGGGAACCTCTCACCTTGATCTCGAAGGAGGTGGTCTGTCCGCGGTCGAGTCGAGTACGCCACCGGTGGTTCCTGATAGTAAGCTGGCAGTTGACCCCGGGCAGGGAGTCGATTTGAAAACCGCCGTGGATGGCTATCAGCGAACCTTGATTGAAGCCTCACTGGACCGTCATCAGGGTAATCAGGCGGCGGCGGCCAAAGAGTTGGGGGTCAATCGCAGTAATTTTCATCGGCTGCTGAAGCGATTGGAGATTCGTTAG
- a CDS encoding NADP-dependent isocitrate dehydrogenase yields MTEKKSTIIYTLTDEAPALATYSLLPIVNTFTAAAGINVETSDISLAARILANFPDYLDDSQKVPDALNELGELTQDPSANIIKLPNISASIPQLLAAIKELQGHGYKIPDYPESPANAEEEAIQAKYAKVLGSAVNPVLREGNSDRRAPAAVKQYARKNPHSMGKWSQASRTHVAHMRDGDFYSSDISTTMDKADTVRIELVEKDGKVTALKEVPVQDAEIISAQFMSTRKLRKFLDEEMEGARNAGLLFSLHLKATMMKVSDPIVFGHAVTVYFKDAFEKHADTLAKLGVNPNDGVGSVLYKIDSLPYSKRAEIERDFRMCYENRPELAMVDSDKGITNLHVPSDIIVDASMPAMIRNGGKMWSAHGKLLDTKAVIPDSCYATIYQEMINFCKHHDAFDPTVMGTVPNVGLMAQKAEEYGSHDKTFEAPADGTMRIVASDGTVLLQHENVEAGDVWRMFQAKDAPIQNWVKLAVDRARASGMPALFWLDEHRGHDAQMIKKVEKYLQDHDTSGLKIHILNPDRAIRYTMERLKRGLDTIAVTGNVLRDYLTDLFPILELGTSAKMLSIVPLMAGGGLFETGAGGSAPKHVQQFVEEDHLRWDSLGEFLAIAVSLEDLASKDDNNKAQVLAQTLDQATGKLLETGKSPSRTVGELDNRGSHFYLALYWAQALAEQNDNAELKSAFSELAKELSDNEQKIIDELNASQGHQVDMGGYFQPDAAKVSEAMRPSPTLNKLLGGNA; encoded by the coding sequence ATGACAGAAAAAAAATCGACGATTATCTACACCCTCACAGATGAAGCTCCGGCACTGGCCACGTATTCCCTGCTCCCTATCGTCAATACCTTCACCGCCGCCGCCGGCATCAACGTCGAGACCAGCGATATCTCACTGGCAGCCCGTATCCTGGCCAATTTCCCCGACTACCTGGACGATAGCCAAAAGGTACCCGATGCCCTGAACGAGCTCGGCGAACTGACCCAGGATCCTTCCGCCAATATCATCAAACTGCCTAACATCAGCGCCTCGATCCCCCAGCTACTGGCGGCGATCAAAGAGTTGCAAGGCCACGGCTACAAGATTCCGGACTACCCCGAATCTCCCGCCAATGCCGAGGAAGAGGCCATTCAGGCCAAGTACGCCAAGGTATTGGGCAGTGCCGTAAACCCGGTACTGCGTGAAGGCAACTCCGATCGTCGCGCCCCGGCTGCCGTCAAGCAATACGCTCGCAAGAATCCCCATTCCATGGGCAAATGGAGCCAGGCCAGTCGCACTCACGTGGCCCATATGCGTGACGGTGATTTCTACTCCAGCGATATCTCCACCACCATGGACAAAGCCGACACCGTCCGCATCGAGCTGGTCGAGAAAGACGGCAAGGTTACCGCACTGAAAGAGGTGCCGGTACAGGACGCCGAAATCATCAGCGCCCAGTTTATGAGCACTCGCAAGTTGCGCAAGTTCCTCGACGAAGAGATGGAAGGCGCCCGCAACGCCGGCTTGCTGTTCTCCCTGCACCTGAAAGCCACCATGATGAAGGTCTCCGACCCTATCGTGTTCGGCCACGCCGTAACAGTCTACTTCAAGGACGCGTTTGAAAAACACGCAGACACCCTGGCCAAGCTGGGCGTTAACCCCAACGATGGCGTCGGCAGCGTACTCTACAAAATCGATAGCCTGCCCTATTCCAAACGTGCCGAGATCGAACGCGACTTCCGCATGTGTTATGAGAATCGTCCCGAGCTGGCGATGGTGGATTCCGACAAGGGCATTACCAACCTGCACGTGCCCAGCGACATCATCGTCGACGCCTCCATGCCCGCCATGATCCGTAACGGCGGCAAGATGTGGAGCGCCCACGGCAAACTGCTGGACACCAAAGCGGTCATCCCGGATAGCTGCTACGCCACTATCTACCAGGAGATGATCAACTTCTGCAAACACCACGACGCCTTCGATCCCACCGTTATGGGTACCGTGCCCAACGTCGGTTTGATGGCCCAGAAAGCGGAAGAGTACGGCTCCCACGACAAAACATTCGAAGCCCCTGCCGATGGCACCATGCGCATCGTGGCCAGCGATGGCACCGTCCTGCTTCAGCACGAAAATGTAGAAGCGGGAGACGTCTGGCGTATGTTCCAGGCCAAGGACGCGCCGATCCAGAACTGGGTCAAACTGGCTGTGGACCGTGCTCGCGCCAGCGGCATGCCCGCCCTCTTCTGGCTCGACGAACATCGTGGCCACGACGCCCAGATGATCAAGAAGGTCGAGAAATACCTGCAAGACCACGACACCAGCGGCCTCAAGATTCACATCCTTAACCCTGATCGCGCCATCCGTTACACCATGGAACGTCTCAAGCGCGGGCTCGATACCATTGCGGTCACCGGCAACGTATTGCGAGACTATCTGACCGACCTGTTCCCCATCCTCGAACTCGGTACCAGTGCCAAGATGCTGTCGATCGTGCCCCTGATGGCGGGCGGCGGCTTGTTCGAAACCGGTGCCGGTGGCTCCGCGCCCAAGCACGTGCAACAGTTTGTCGAGGAAGATCACCTGCGCTGGGACTCTCTGGGCGAATTCCTGGCCATTGCCGTCTCCCTGGAGGATCTGGCCAGCAAGGACGATAACAACAAGGCCCAGGTTCTGGCCCAGACTCTCGACCAGGCGACCGGTAAATTGCTGGAAACTGGCAAGTCGCCTTCTCGCACCGTGGGCGAGCTGGATAATCGCGGCAGCCATTTCTATCTGGCGCTCTATTGGGCGCAGGCGCTGGCCGAGCAGAACGACAATGCCGAACTGAAATCTGCCTTCAGCGAACTGGCGAAAGAGCTCAGCGATAACGAACAGAAGATTATCGACGAGCTGAACGCGTCTCAGGGTCATCAGGTCGATATGGGGGGGTACTTCCAGCCCGACGCGGCCAAGGTGAGTGAAGCCATGCGTCCGAGCCCAACCCTGAACAAGCTGCTGGGTGGTAACGCCTAG
- a CDS encoding type IV pilus assembly protein FimV — protein MSLNKKICQWMLLLLMGFGSPVFAVGLGELETEALLGQVFKGQIPIHLGNANVNQDELKASLVRLADQAARGNSHYRYKVDVVKQADRHYHIQITSQRPIAEPYLDLRVQLSWPGGLLTRDYTVLMD, from the coding sequence ATGTCGCTAAATAAAAAAATATGTCAGTGGATGTTGTTATTGTTGATGGGGTTTGGGTCGCCGGTCTTCGCTGTAGGCTTGGGTGAGTTGGAAACCGAAGCCCTGCTCGGCCAGGTGTTCAAGGGGCAGATTCCTATTCACCTTGGCAATGCCAATGTAAATCAGGACGAATTGAAAGCGTCACTGGTGCGCCTTGCGGATCAGGCTGCACGAGGCAATAGTCACTATCGTTATAAGGTGGACGTGGTCAAGCAAGCCGATCGCCATTACCACATCCAGATTACGTCGCAGCGACCGATTGCCGAGCCTTACCTTGACTTACGGGTGCAGCTCAGTTGGCCGGGTGGTTTGTTGACCCGTGATTACACGGTGTTGATGGATTGA
- a CDS encoding DUF1801 domain-containing protein: MNASVIQVFASYPDPIRHQLIELRTIIFTLAKEQNLGTLEESLKWGEPSYRCQGGTSIRIGWKSKRPRQYRLLFHCQTRLISTFRELYGNRFDYEDNRAIVFDISDTLPVEELKHCLSLALRYHKIKHSLCFGHL, from the coding sequence ATGAACGCCAGCGTTATCCAAGTATTCGCAAGCTATCCTGACCCTATCAGGCATCAGCTGATAGAGCTGCGTACGATTATTTTCACGCTGGCCAAAGAACAGAACCTGGGGACGTTGGAAGAGTCATTGAAATGGGGTGAACCCAGCTATCGTTGTCAGGGTGGTACAAGCATTCGAATAGGCTGGAAATCAAAGCGCCCCAGACAATACCGCCTGCTTTTTCACTGTCAGACACGCCTGATTAGCACCTTTCGGGAACTCTATGGCAACCGGTTTGATTATGAAGACAATCGAGCCATTGTTTTCGATATCTCAGACACCTTACCCGTCGAGGAACTGAAACATTGCCTGTCACTCGCCCTGCGCTATCACAAGATCAAGCACTCACTTTGTTTCGGGCACCTCTGA